From a region of the Salvelinus alpinus chromosome 2, SLU_Salpinus.1, whole genome shotgun sequence genome:
- the LOC139549134 gene encoding zinc finger protein 180-like has product MPHSSRLKLNPVPAEEEKVCWMEKEALVKEEEEGEAVTIQKQVESEAVTVKEEEKDVSVKEEEDAFRVKEDDEVSVKDEETEDERERRDNRGSSGEPQQPHDADEAEKSLSKLKHQQRTTRKKSHCCSDCGKGCTSPSELKIHQRTHTGEKPYSCDQCGMSFTKSSNLIRHQRTHTGEKPYSCNHCEKSFPTSSQLTSHQRTHTGEKPYICDQCGKSVPTSSQLTSHQRTHTGDKPYSCDQCGISFTTSSHLIRHQRTHTGEKPYSCDQCGMSFTTSTHLIRHQRTHTGEKPYSCNHCEKSFPTSTQLTSHQRTHTGEKPCSCNHCEKSFPTSSQLTSHQRTHTGEKPYICDQCGKSFPTSSQLTSHQRTHTGEKPHSCDQCDKRYSDKRSLIKHQKIHT; this is encoded by the exons ATGCCTCATAGCTCCCGTCTCAAACTTAACCCCGTTCCTGCTGAAGAAGAGAAGGTCTGTTGgatggagaaagaagctctcgtgaaagaggaggaggaaggggaggctgttacaatacaaaaacaagtagagagtgaggctgttaccgtgaaagaagaagagaaagacgtttcagttaaagaagaggaagacgcgttcagagtgaaagaggatgaCGAAGTTTCAGTGAAAGACGAGGAGACTGAGGATGAac gagagagacgtgacaatcgtggatcctctggggagcctcaacaacctcatgatgcagacgaggcagagaagagtctctccaagttgaaacaccagcagagaaccACACGGAAGAAATCtcattgctgctctgactgtgggaaaggttGCACATCTCcatcagaacttaaaatacaccagagaacacacacaggagagaaaccttatagctgtgatcaatgtgggatgagttttacCAAATCAAGCAATCTGATaagacaccagagaacacacacaggagagaaaccttatagttgtAATCATTGTGAGAAGAGTTTTCCTACATCTAGccagctgacttcacaccagagaacacacacaggagagaagccttatatctgtgatcaatgtgggaagagtgttcctacatctagccagctgacttcacaccagagaacacacacaggagataaaccttatagctgtgatcaatgtgggattagttttactacatcaagccatctgattcgacaccagagaacacacacaggagagaaaccttatagctgtgatcaatgtgggatgagttttactacatcaaCCCATCTGATtagacaccagagaacacacacaggagagaagccttatagttgTAATCATTGTGAGAAGAGTTTTCCTACATCTACACAattgacttcacaccagagaacacacacaggtgagaaacCGTGTAGTTGTAATCATTGTGAGAAGAGTTTTCCTACATCTAGccagctgacttcacaccagagaacacacacaggagagaagccttatatctgtgatcaatgtgggaagagttttcctacatctagccagctgacttcacaccagagaacacacacaggagagaaacctcatagctgtgatcaatgtgacaagagatactctgataaaagatctctgatcaaacatcagaaaatacatacatga